Below is a genomic region from Persicimonas caeni.
CGCCTACTCGCCGACTCACAAAGTGAGCCTGCAACGCGACGGCGCCAAGAAGCTCTTGGTGGGCACCGAGAAGTTCCACACCGAGCTCGACAAGGACTTCGAGCTGTACCTGGGCTACTCCAAGGAGACCATCGGGCTGAACGCGATGACCTGGGACACCGACGGCGACGGCGGCGAAGATCCGTACTTCATGATGGCGATCGCCCCGCGGGTCGACTCGGCGGCGCACGAAGAGATCGGCCAGACCTACACCTTCGTGATGGACACCTCCGGGTCGATGAACGGCGACAAGATCGAGCAGGCCCGAAAGACCTTGGCCTACTGCCTCGAGCACCTCGAGGCGCAGGACAACTTCAATGTCATCCGGTTCTCCACGGGCGTCGAGACGCTCTTCAACGAGCCGCAACAGGCGAGCGACGACGCCAAAAAGCGCGGCGTGGCCTTCGCCAAGGGCCTGGACGCCGCCGGGGGCACCGCGATCTCGGCCGCCCTCGAAAAGGCGCTCGCCCAAAAGCCCGCCAAAGGCCAACCCCACCAGATCATCTTCGTGACCGACGGTATCCCCACCGTCGGCGAGACCCAGGCGCCCAAGATTCTTGCCCAAGCGCGCACGAAGCTCGACTCGAACGAGCGCTTGTTCACCTTCGGCGTCGGCTTCGACGTCAACACCCGCCTGCTCGACGGGCTCGCCAACGACGGGCGCGGCCTAAGCGACTACGTCAAACCGGGCGAGAACATGGAAGACGCCGTCTCGGCGCTCTACGACCGCATCTCCTCGCCGGTGCTCTCGGATATCCAGATCGATTTCGGCGGCGCAAAAGCCTACGACATCTACCCCAACCCCACGCCCGACCTGTTCCAGGGCGACCAGGTCGTGCTCTTCGGCCGGCACAAAAAGGCGTTCAAAAAGAAGATCAAGGTGACGGGAAAGACCGGGGGACAGAAGAAGACGTATAAGTTTGGGGGTGGGAAGAGGAAGGAAAAGGGTGGAGAGGGGGAGGAAGATGTCGAGGAGTACGACACGGCGCCCTTGGAGTTCATCCCGAAGCTGTGGGCGACTCGAAAGGTGGGCTTCTTGCTCGACCAGATTCGCATCAACGGCGAGCAGAAGGAGCTCAAAGACGAGGTGGTGCGCCTGGCCAAGAAGTTCGGGCTGGTGACGCCATACACGAGCTACCTGGCCGTCGACGACAGCGAGTTGGAGGAGGCGCAGCCGCAGGTGCAGAATCGCTCCGGGGCGACCGGGAATACTCGATCGGATAACGTGAGCAAGTTCTACAATTTCGACGACACCAACGTCGAGGGAAGCCTCGTAAAGCCTGACGGCCATAGCATAAGGGGACGAGCAGCCTCTTCGCCGAAAAAGCGCCGAGCACGCAAAGAGTCGCTATCGCAAGACCTCGGCGGCTTCGGCGGCTTCGGCAAATCGACCGGCGAGAGCGCCGTGCAGGCCTCCGAGGCGACGCGCGACCTCAAAGAAGCCGACAAGGTCGCCGAAGACAACCAGTCGACGCGGCGCTGGATCTCGGGCAAGACATTCGCGCTCGAAGAAGGGGTGTGGGTCCAAGAAGGCCTGAAGAGCGACGCAAAGGCGACGAAGGTGAAGATGTACAGCAAGAAGTACTTCCAGCTCGTCCAAGATCACCCCGAGCTCGGCAAGATCGCCAAGCTTGGCGACAAGGTGCTGGTGAAGCTGGGCGGGACGGTCTATCGCATCGTGCCCGAATGAGTGTCGGCACGAAGACCCCGGCGGGTGTACGAGGCTGTCGCAAAGGGACGCCGTCGTTCGGAGGGAGCGTTTGCAGCGCTGGTGGCAGGATCGTGTAGGAGAACCGCAAAGGTCGCCAAGGGCGCTAAGGAAGCAAAGGGGGGCGTTTGCTTCGGTTGCCCCTCTCTTCCGACATGCGGCTACGCGGAGCGACCACCCGCCCCGAAGACCCCGGCGGGCTCGTCCCGCCGGTGAATCAGCCTGTGCAGCTAACGAGGCGACCACCCGCCCCGAAGACCCCGGCGGGCTCGTCCCGCCGGTGAATCAGCCTGTGCAGCTAACGAGGCGACCACCCGCCCCGAAGACCCCGGCGGGCTCGCCCCGCCGGTGAATCAGCCTGTGCAGCTAACGAGGCGACCACCCGCCCCGAAGACCCCGGTGGGCTCGTCCCGCCGGTGAATCAG
It encodes:
- a CDS encoding VIT domain-containing protein; the encoded protein is MLARTLKLFSLLVCLILPAQASAIGLIIPNNSDVRPFDVESHRVEITVTNNAAVTKVTQVFKNHTSRAIEGQFVFPLPRGATVSDFSLWINGKKTKGAVLDKKQARQIYESIVRRTKDPGLVEYMDGRLFRASIFPIPAGGTQKLELKFGQVLKRRGGLYRYNYPLAAGSDYVTAKTEKDFTLTAKVQSPIPITTAYSPTHKVSLQRDGAKKLLVGTEKFHTELDKDFELYLGYSKETIGLNAMTWDTDGDGGEDPYFMMAIAPRVDSAAHEEIGQTYTFVMDTSGSMNGDKIEQARKTLAYCLEHLEAQDNFNVIRFSTGVETLFNEPQQASDDAKKRGVAFAKGLDAAGGTAISAALEKALAQKPAKGQPHQIIFVTDGIPTVGETQAPKILAQARTKLDSNERLFTFGVGFDVNTRLLDGLANDGRGLSDYVKPGENMEDAVSALYDRISSPVLSDIQIDFGGAKAYDIYPNPTPDLFQGDQVVLFGRHKKAFKKKIKVTGKTGGQKKTYKFGGGKRKEKGGEGEEDVEEYDTAPLEFIPKLWATRKVGFLLDQIRINGEQKELKDEVVRLAKKFGLVTPYTSYLAVDDSELEEAQPQVQNRSGATGNTRSDNVSKFYNFDDTNVEGSLVKPDGHSIRGRAASSPKKRRARKESLSQDLGGFGGFGKSTGESAVQASEATRDLKEADKVAEDNQSTRRWISGKTFALEEGVWVQEGLKSDAKATKVKMYSKKYFQLVQDHPELGKIAKLGDKVLVKLGGTVYRIVPE